In Coffea eugenioides isolate CCC68of chromosome 4, Ceug_1.0, whole genome shotgun sequence, the genomic stretch AAGAAGTAATAAATagataatataaattttatgaaaagtacattacattgtcaaattaaaaaaatacattACACTATCAAATGGTTGTCATGTGTTGACTTTCTTGAGTTGGACAATCATCAATGTTGAAGATTCCATTTGAAGAAATattgcaaaaaatatttttttgcttgcttgattttgaaGATGAGCTACTACCATCAAAACTTGTCATTTGATAgcaaataagcaaaaaaaaaattgtaagtaATAATTTAATACTTACAAATTATAATGATAGATATTAGATGAatagaaagaattaaataattaataaaatatatagaaaGTCCATAAAATTTAAACTTTCTTAAAACCTATTAAACAcaactaattttttttgaattatctcactacttatattaattatttttaacggTTCTGGAACCggcggttctggttctggttctaTTTTTTAGAGAACCAGAACCGGAACCTTTATCCAAGGTTCTACCACGGTTCTGGTTCCATGGTTTTGGTTCCGGTTCTGATCCGGTTCCAAACGGTCCGGTTCCCGGTTCCAAATGGAACCATGGCCATGCCTAGCTGCATGGCAAAAATGTCACGAGTCCGTTTGCATAGAAAATTACTAtatttctttcaacttgtttTTTGAATAGAATAATACCGTTGTTATTTATGTGATGTGATATAcatgaaataagaaaattattgaaaagataaaaatacaattaataaacttgtaTATAACGCaagtaaaaaaaagaaaaaagaaaattgctaATAAGGATCAATCCCGACAACCTCACTCACCTTAGAGATGGAAATCTACTTTGAGAGTTGATTTCTGTCTATTTTTTTTAGGATAAGGAAGTATGcgattctctctctctttttttttttgggttaaatcATTGTGCTACAATATTATTTGTCCACTAGAGGCATGTATAAGTATAAACAATTCATGGCTAGTTTGGGAGATAAGATTTgagcagaaaagaaaaaagggaagagaaagaTAGATGTTTCCAATGTTTGAGAGATTTAGTgaaatagaaagaaaagaaagcaactgatttggaagaaaaaaaaaatttccatacGAAAGAAAGCAAAGGAAAGCCGCGGAGAGCttgcaaaaaattttgaaattgctcATTCTATCCTTGAAAAgttattgaataaaatttttattgacCAATATGTCCAAaatcatttcctttctttcataAACTCTCAAACAACATTAAaatctcttctcttcttttcttatcctttcttttctctcataacttaaccattctcttcttttcttttctatcctcaaCTCCCAAACTATCTATAAGAGTTGAGTGGAAGAACTTCAAGAAGCAATATATAATCATGCCAACGTAGATTCGTTGAATGCAAATTGATTTCCCACtataatagatttttttttttgggctttgAGATTGAAATGCATTGACATTTTGAATGACTTCATTCTGACTATCTTAATAATTCTGTAAAAAATTATGCAaagaaaaatccagaaattaatTGCGGAAAATCTCTTCAACAACTCTTTGTGTGATACGAATATTTTTCTTTCCAAGATATCATTGATCTCTTTTATCCAATGCCTTTGAAAATTCGAACCAGCACTTCTCGCAGCTATGGAATGTTATGCCATGTGTCATTTGACCcaaaaactaaattttttttttgccctcttCCTTTCAAGTAAAGAATGTTGGAGTATAAACTTGGTAAAACAATTCCATTCTAGATTCTAAAACAatcccttttgttttttcttattCCATTCTAGATTCTGAAACAatcccttttgttttttctttgtcaAGACAATATAATCTTCTGGATTAGACAACAAATTTGGGGATCAATCAACAAGACATCACTTAGATGATCAGTTGGCAGCAACAAGCCAACAAGTATATTAAGTTTTGTCCTGTTCGTATCATCGATATTTCATTTGGCTCTTATCCTTTAGCCTTTCTTTTCCCCCTCTTTGGGCCATTATTGTCATTTTGTTTCTCTCCATATGATATGATGCCACCACCAAAGTTGCTGGGGTGGGAGGTCAGGAATCAAATCTTACCTCTCATTATTGGTCACAAAAATGTGGCAAGCCATTTTAAGTGGCTTCCAAACGAGTGCACAGTGCACTCGTTTGGACTGGTAGGTGGTTTCATCTCCTCCAATTTTTTCTTGATCTCTTCAAGTCTCTTCTTCAAAATATAGAATAAATGTAggtcttaaaaaaaaaaaaaagatacggTACCTCAAAACATGCGTCATAATAAAGAAGTAATACTACAAAATTAGAACAAAGCGTCCCGTCGAGGCCCATCAGTCAAGTAGGAATGTAGGATGTTGGGCTTTGTTCGTCAGTACTGTAAATGGATTCAACCCATCCTTTTAGTGTACAGAATCTGTACAATTTAGTTGAATTGTCTTATCAATTCAGTTACTATAAGACCAGGCAATTAACACACTCATCCCTCACTGTATAAAAATGTTTAGAGATTTCGTCAAGTGGCTTGCCTAATCAAATAATATGAAATTAACTGCTTTTAATTGCTGCATTGAGGTTTCAGTCAAGGGCTAGTAATGGCGAAGAATGTCAAAACTCAAAATTTAAACTCTCGGGTGTGTGGCTTTAACGAAAGaatgaaaataaatatttgaattTACTTATTCATAATTGCGTCGAAGTTCTAAGctttaaatttaatgaatgGTAATTTTCGGTTGATATTGATCAAACTTGAATAGGTCGGATAGATCTTCACCTTCTGCTTCTAACAATTTGAAAGCAGAAGGTGAAGATCTATCCGATTTGGGGTAGGAGAGAGTTCTTAGAGTTTTTTCCGCTATCAGATTTAATGTTTGAATTCTGATAATTGAAGGTGAAAAGGATATGAAGAAGGTAGAGagagtatttaaaaaaaaaaaaaaaaactacaatgGGTTAGGGGAACTGGTAATAGGGCAGCCCACGCATTAGCCCAGCTAGCTAAGTTCTTTGATTTCCCAAATTTCTGGTCATCCACTCCTCTTTGTATATGAACAATTATGTTGGCTGATTTGATTCATGAATGAAAAGCTTGTCtagtttttctctctctatttaagtggaaaaaaaaagaagaataattaGACAATTGGGTTCACCAGAGGTTTTTGGGCTTTTGAATGAGAAAGGCATCTCCTTCAGCCCGTTCATTGTAAAACTCAAGTGTCATCGGTATACAATATATAAAATCAGAGGCGGCAATGCAAACCTAATcatatttttctagtataactATTCATAACCACCTTAACTGCTGTAATTACCAAATTACTGTACCTTATAAATCGAAGTTCTTTCATTAATTTGTCTAAAATTGTATTTATGtgaaaaacaaaattcattttaattgtttttaaattGCATATATACTAGGCGTGCCCTTATTCGGACGAAAAAATTATGGAAGAAGACAATTCAACAAAAACTTTACGACAACATGAACAAGATGAATATGAATTAATGACTCACCAATCTCCCACTAAATCAGGCTAAAAAATAATTTCTCCAAATTCAACACTTGGATcccacacacaaacacaaatcaAAGGCAATGGATTTTTTCGCACACCCACaaaagcaaattttttttttcaaaaaaaaaaaaaaaggaatgcaGCCTAACTAGAAGAAGTCCAGATCCACAATCAAAGCCCAATCCATACAAACGGAAAAAGACCCATCAAGACCAGCATGGAGTAAATCCCACGCGCCGCTGCGGCTGCGGCTGATTTAGTGGACGCATGAGTGGCCGCAATGGCAGGCTTGGGCGGAGAAGGAAGAGGGTGGACGATGACAGAAACCTTCATCCCATTGAAGCAGCCACCAGTCCCACAGATGAAGTAGTACCTTTTAGCTTTGTTAAGGGGGATAAAGTCCTTGCCGCTGCTCCAGTTCCCCACTGCCCCTTCTATCGTACAGTTATCGTAACCTGTCTCGTTCACTTCAAAAACGTTGTACTGTGTCTTCTGATACCTAAATGCTGTCCCATATATATAACCAAAATTAATCCAAAAGAAAACATAACATTGCTGTTTACAAATACAAAGTGGATCGTATGAGAAAGAATGTACGTGGTGGAAAGTAGTATATGTACGTACAAATGAGGTCTCCAACGTAGAAAGTTTGGTTGTTGGACCAGAGGGTGTAGTTGATGCCAGAATTCCAGCCTTTGTTGGCACCCACAATGTGGTCGGTGGCGGAGACTCTGGTGgtcaggaggaggaggaggaggagggtgGTAGTGGTGATAAGGTGGAGCAGGGTTGAAGCTGCTGAGTTGGACATGATTGGATTGGATTGGGGTTGATGGTGGTTGGAATGGTTGTTTTGGGAGGTGATTACTGTACTTGCAGCTCTTTTGACTGTGCTTGACTACTGCCAGTCCACTACTGACtacactttttctttttcaagacTGCTAAGCTACTAATTTGGGTTTGTCAGGAAGAAGCTAGCTGTCATATAAAGTGCGGTGCCCCCGCAGAGTTGAGCCAATAAGGAAACAAACAACGGTTATCTAACGGATCCAAGAAAATCCTGAACGGATAGCAAACACTAAATAGAATGCTGGAGActgccttttctttcttttatcattattattattcttttttttttttttttgttcttagCAAGTCTAATGAAGTTAAGGTCATATATATCATCAGATCAGTTAAACTAGAACGAGACTGCAGGGTacccttttcttccttttatcagcatcatcatcatcattattattattagggtaaattttatatatattgagGGTATATACACTCTATCATCGTTAGATTTATGACACATATACGAAAgttagattttaaatttaaattttgcataattgTCAGTCATTCAAAATTGACAGTATAGACACGGTCAatgtagaaaaaattaattattattattattatttttgttctTAGCAATTCTAATGAAGCTAAGgccatatatatgtatatatcatTAGATCAGTTAAAGTAGAAGGTGTAAAGAAAGAACATTTTAGCGGTGGTTATACTTATACATAGTCGTAACAATTTGTTTTGGAGAAAAAATTGTTATGTCAGATTTTTTTATCAATCATTTAACCAGCCCGAGATTTGAAGGATGGCTTTGTAGATATTTAAGACTGGTACATACAAGTTGTGAAATGGCTGGACTTGGCTGTACCGTACCAGGCCAGAAATTGTGATGTGGACCTTCCGGTATTCTAAGTTTCAAGTTAATTAATATGGCTGTGACTGTATTCATGTCATGTAGCAAATTTAGCAATTATTGGTTGGGCCATTTTGGCGTTTGCTTCCGATGTGTTGGATAAGATGCCGACGGAAAGAAAAGGTTGGTAGACGAGCCAGAGCAAGAGGGCGTTCTCTTTCTCTTGATACCcacccaacaaaaaaaataaataaatagataaattcTTCTCCTCGTCGTCCTCGATGAGATGGGACCAatatattttcttggtggaagCACTTGAACACTCACTAGTGAAATGTTGGAGCACAAACATCAAATTCGGGGATATGGACCCCAATGGTACGGGCGAGCAAAGCCTGAAAAGTCACGCTTGAATCTCATGCgcatttcatttcttttggttTAGTTTATTGATTCTCGCTAATCGCTCTTCCCCAATCCCAATTATCCATAGGCAACATTCTGGACTTAGCATGGAACGTTACGTTAAAGAATCGCCCTGCAAATTCCACCATACTCGAGATCTTGATTTGGCGCGAAACGCTGAGTCGGTTCCAGTGATTGCTATCAAGAGTTTTCCAAACAATGCGGATCTACAATTACATGGAGTAATCAGTGAACCAGGCCTTCATGAAGTCTTGATCCCGCAAATAAACACACAGTtccccccccctctctctctctctatgcgtgtgtttgtgtgtgtgcttATTCTATTGAATCCAAATTCTCCCAGCTTAACCATTTAACGAACTAAAATCACATGGCCTGTTTAGAATATTACCACATAAATCCCTGCAAAACACTAGACCCTACATCTGATGATTTCGAGTGAAAATGGCAGAACATTCCAACCTCTGAATTGCTGATAAAATGGTGGCTTAGATAGTTAAAGTTGCAAACTTGCAATCACCAATGAGCGAAGTCTTTTGCATTCAAGATGCCAATGTTCTCAAACTGACTTTTATGAGTATATCCTTACCATCTTacacttcttcttttttgagTATACCAGTCATCAGGGGACTAGACCTCAGAGGCTTACAAGTTATAACTGAGCTTCAAGTTGAAGCTCCGCTCTTTCCTGAATTTCATTCATAGTCCATGACTCCATGATACTGAATAGCACAAAGCACACCAGAGACTCCAAAGAATGCAAAATGCAACAGCTCACCTAGGCACAGATTGACTTGCAATGCTGCCCATGGAACCAGCCCAAGCACAGCTCCTCCATAAATATAGGAAGAGgagaaaaaatataacaatcTTCCTAGTTTAGCCAATCTCCAAAATCAATAATATGCTTTCAGCAGACCACCCAAATGCAGACATCAAATATAAATTTTCCACGCTAAAATCCACGGGCTGACCCAATGAGTCATTGATCGCCAAAAAATATGCATTTACCAAGCCACAAGAAAGAGCAGAAGAATCTCAACTTCGAGTTATTTTATTCTTGCTTGAAGTTTTAGTACCTCTTCTATTTTGCATAGCAATATTTCTCCCATGAAATGAGGATTTGCCTTCCTCATTGTGTTTTATGGTTCTCTTTCGGTCTCCTTCAAGATGCCTATCCTTCCTTGGTTCTTTGAAAAGTTTCTCAAGCTTAGGATCCCTAGCAAATCCTTTAGATCTCATCTCATTGTAAAATTCTCTAGCCTTGACCAATAATCCGCATTTAGCTAACCCTTCAACCAGAACTCTGTAATGTGCTAAATCAGGCAATATCTCATAGTGCCTCATTTCCAGCCATACCTTCAGGGCACTTTCAGGTTGCTTCAATTCAAAGAATTTTCCCAGAATTTGGAGAAAGGTATTCCCGTTTGGACCAAGACCGGCTTTACTCATATGATTAAGAACTTCAAAAGCTCTTTCTAAACTTGCACCAGTAAGAAATGCATGGCATGTATCAATAGTTGGACTGACATTGTCCTCTATCATCATAGCCAGTACCATTCTTGCCTCCTCGAGTTTCATATCTCCACAAAGAGGGCTTATGATGTTGTTGTATGTGGTAGAATCAGGACATAGACCTGCTTCTTTCATTTTATTGAGAATGGTGAGAGATTCCTTCAAGCAGTTCTCAGAAGCCAGAACATATGCTAAAGAATTATACACCTCAATGCCAGGTTGAAAACCCCTTTTCTTCATCTCGTCACACAGTCTGAGTGAGTCAAATAGATTTCTAACTTTCGCAAAACAGGAAATCAAGTGCGCATAGGACATCCCATTGGGCAAAATACAGCATTTTGACATTTCTCTCCACACTCTCTTGGCTTCGACTATATCAACTGCTATATTGCACCATCCATTGAGAATTATGTTAAAGCCCTCAGTCACCAGAGGAAAGAACTTTTTGTTGAGAAACATAAATTCTTCAGCCTCCTCGATGTTTCCATGCTTGCAGAGAATGTTAAGAAATGTGAAGAATGCATCCTGATCAGGCAACAAGCAGAACTTCTCCATAGTTTCAAATGTTTTCACAGCCTTGTCAAATTGATTTGTTGCTACATACCTGGTGAATTGTAATACAAGAACAacaccaaaataaaaaagttaaaatcaaTTATACTGATACTGTAAAAGACTCTAAAAGAAGTCGTTTGACTGTTAGATACAGGCAGCTTTGGCCTTCAGTGACTGGATTACTATTGTACAACAGATGGATTTTGATTCTCAATAAACTCTAGAAGGAACATGTCTACTAAATCTTTTGAACAAAACAAGTGCGACAGAAACAGAGTGACAAAATCCGTCAGTAAAATCTGTAATCACACAAGCAAAAAGGAATGCACTGCGCCACTGGCAATCGGCATGAACATGCTAGTAGCTAAACAAGATCTATGTTGGGAGTTTCTTCCGCAATGAATTTCTTCAAGCACTACAGGGAGCGACGGGAGGACGATGGAACCGGTTTTCACAATTAGGGACATCAGACTTGTACTCCAAATTAATATTGCAAATGGAATTTATATGCTACCAAATTCAACATTAGCTGAAAGATATCATTTGAAGTTTGACAGGTAGTGAGTGAATCACATCTCCTAGTTGGAATACCTGCTCTTTCTTACGGACGATCTACATTAATCAAGGAGATACAACCATCAAGACTCTGCATTTACCTATCAATCATGATGAGCAATGCTTCTTTGGTATCCACTGAATTTTTATAAAGGTCATGAATCAAGGACCAAGCAGTACCAAACTTTGTATGGTTCCCCAGAACCCATATCATCAAACACCGAACCATTTCATCCACACAATCCCATCTTTCACCCCATTTATATAACAAGAATGCCAGCTTCCATTCTTTCCTCAAAGCAAAGATAGAGGAAAAAATCAAATCTTTATTGGGTTTAACGCCTCCCTTATCAAGAAAATCCAATGCTTCATCTCCGGAATCAAAGTTCTTAGCTTTTTGGATTAACTCAGTCAATTCACTGAGACTCACTTGAGCATTTTCACGGGTTTCTTTTACACACTCACGGAAGTTGATGACATCATAGACGTGTCGTTGGTCAGAACTATGGGATGCGGAGAAATGGAGGCTCTGTAGACTGGAGTGACAAGGGTTGATAAGCGTTTGCTGAAATGCCCCAATGGAATGATGCGACGGAGAAGCACCTGTATAGCAAGATGAAAGTTTTTGATGAGCTAGTGGGTTCAGGAGTTGAGCCAAGAAGAGTGAGGTATGTGCTCTATGGAGTCTTCTAACATGGATAAGTAGTCCTATCATTTTCAGAACTGAAGCATTTTTTAGGACGAGAGACCTAAGAACACTTTTTAGGAGAGCACACAAAATGATACTACCCACATGCCCTCTTTTTGCCTGCAAAATAGATGCAGATTATTACATTGAGTCTTTCGCCAACCAAATTTAGAGACAAatacatatttttctttttggcaaagcaggaaaaaaaattcttttgcccaaaaaaaaaaattctgcttTTCTTTTATGAAGGGAGAAAACAATAAAACGGCAAAAAAAATAAGTTCTGCTTTtcttttatggaggaaataaTAAAGCAGTTGGTAAGTGTGATATCAAATTATCAATCCCTTCGCGACGAAAAATAATCTCCAAAAAGTGTCACGTGGCTAGATCAAACAAAGCACAGTGTCCCCCCAGAGCCAACACGTGCCGCCACTACTAGGCCCAGATGGCCTCTAGAGTCAAGGCTATTCactatttctttctttcttcgtAGGGTTTAAGGATTTAAGCTCAGAATCAAGAAACGAAAGAGCAACAAAATTGAGGGGGAGGGTTTAAGGCTTTTCAGataagaagagaaagaaagagaccGAGCTAAAGATGGCTAGTGAAACTAACAAGACAAGTGGAAGCAGGAAGAGTGGAGGAGGCAATGGTGGTTTCAGGGCTAAATTGGATCATTACCTGTATAGTGGGGAAAAGAAGCATGTCATCGCAGGCATAGCCATAATTGGCGTCCTCTTTGGGGTTCCTTGGTACCTCATGAACAAAGGTATCATCTTTTcacatttttcccttttttttttcaaaacaattTCTCTCTGATCCTTTTAAATTTGAGGATTTTACTTGGTGCAagttgtggttggttttggaaagATTACGTTTTTATTATCCAATTGTAAAGATTTTCGCGTCCCCAACTcctttttgtgaatttatttGGTTACTAGAGAGGACTGTTGTTGTCGTCgtcttttccttcccttttttgtTTGGGGTGTCCCGTGTTTTGGAGACAATTCAAGTGATTAAGATGGTTTTGAAATtcgggctttttttttttaatttagtattTGCCAATTATTGGTTTACGGGAAACAAATTGTTTTTGGGTGGAAATGTAGAAATCCTTAGCTTTAGAAAGGTGAGATTTTGCCTGAAAGATCAGGCATTATTTTACTCAATTCAAGGATAGAACATGTTCTTATGATCAGTGACCTGGGAGAATGTTCTTATGGTTCAGTTGAATAATTTGACATGAGAAAGCCAGTATAGCGGTCATTGGATTTCGAAGTATGACTAGCGAAAAATGCTTGAACTTTCTTGGACTTCAACAAGTTTTAACCATATGGAAGACATATCCGTTCTTGTTGCGAGAGCAACCTCAACCCTCGTGCAGAAGTTCTTTTCCAGAGTGGTTACACATATTACGAAGTAGGCAACAATGTGATTGTAGTAGTAACTTCTGCTTCACCTAGTCGAAGTTTGGATTAACTGGAATGGATTACCCACAAGCTCTTTTTCAAGTTCGTCAGATTTCTCTCTGGGAGACATGCATACAGAATGCCTTCTCAAGGGTCTTATCATGTGGCAAATCTATGTGTTTGAATGTACTAAAATGCAGTGAATCTTGCGTGAAAGCCTTGTGGATTAAAATTGAGTTGACCCTGAACCGTTGAGTAATTGTATAGCTGTTCCAAGCATTGTGTTTCAGGTTGATTGCACCAGCGctataagatttttcttttattagatTGTGTATCAGGTTGCTCTATCCTCTCCCTATTTGCCCATGcatggaaagaaaaaataaatctGCATTTCGTCACTTGTCTTCCTTTATCAGATATGCTAGGATAGTTCTTGTTGGAATTCTATGTCTGTGCGTTTCTTTGTGTGATCCAGATGTAATGGAGCTGATAGTCCACTGGTCTAACAAGATTGTAATGAACATGATAGATTTCAAACATGTAATTGTGGATCTCTGTCTCATTTGTCGTCTGTTAATGTTGAGAAACTAGCACGAAAGCTGTATCTCACGCTCTGCATTGGTTGCTTTCTTTCACTTACTGATCAAGCATGGAAAACTGAATTTTCTATTTATACCTGATCTTAACAAAAATTTTTCCACTTTCAGGCTCAAAACAGCAATCTCATCAGGACTATATGGAAAGAGCTGATAAAGCACGAAGTGAGAGACTTTCAAAAGGTTCATCAGCAGCTTCAACATCTTAGTGTGGGGAAAAGCTAGCTCGATGATTGTCTGATCATGGTTCATCGGACTTGCTGTTTCCTTTATACCACCCTAGTCCGTTCTATTTTTTGTGCTCAACAGAGAGTAATGGAAGCTTCATTAGGATTTTTCAGATGTTATAATGTTGCTGCACGGTTGTTTATATGTGAATTGTTAAGGCGTAGGCTCCCTTTTACATTTGATTTGACCATCATGTTCAAGAAGAGCATTTCTATTTCAAGAAATTGGAAAGCAGGAAACTTCTGCATTAATAATGAAAATCAGACGGTTGGGGAGTCAATTGATGTGCCTTATTGTCATCAGAAATACGGCCAGGATGGTGTTGGTTTAGAATATCACCATCTCATACTCTGCATCCGGCAAAAGGATGGATTGAAGTTTGAATGTATCCCGAAAACCGAAATTTGTTATGGTTAGAAATTCGCAGACGTGTATATTTTCTGCATACCCGATCTATGTTTCTTCTTTTGGGAGCATTCCAGTGCTTTTCGTTATCACCATGGCGTTGCTGGGGGTTCAAAGTATATTGATCGAAAAGTTAAAAAAGGGAAAGTATGAAACAGAGCAGGGAGCAGGGCCTATAAAAGAATTGAGGCAGCTTGCtcttttgctatatttcttggcATAGATTAGACACTCTTACAAAAATTTGATGCTAAAGGTTTGCATGACTAGCAATAATGCTCCTAAATTTCCTTACAGCGGCATCAGccttttgtatttgaaaaaccACAAAAATGAACAGAATATGATAATTCCACATACTGCTGTAATTATGAGGACCCACTTGAACGCATTTGGATTATCGAACAATGGTACTGTAAAATTCATGCCAAATATTCCAGCTACCACACCAAAGATGGCAACGACAAATGTTGCTGTTGTAAGTAACAA encodes the following:
- the LOC113767620 gene encoding lamin-like protein, translated to MSNSAASTLLHLITTTTLLLLLLLTTRVSATDHIVGANKGWNSGINYTLWSNNQTFYVGDLISFRYQKTQYNVFEVNETGYDNCTIEGAVGNWSSGKDFIPLNKAKRYYFICGTGGCFNGMKVSVIVHPLPSPPKPAIAATHASTKSAAAAAARGIYSMLVLMGLFPFVWIGL
- the LOC113767618 gene encoding pentatricopeptide repeat-containing protein At1g80880, mitochondrial, with translation MIGLLIHVRRLHRAHTSLFLAQLLNPLAHQKLSSCYTGASPSHHSIGAFQQTLINPCHSSLQSLHFSASHSSDQRHVYDVINFRECVKETRENAQVSLSELTELIQKAKNFDSGDEALDFLDKGGVKPNKDLIFSSIFALRKEWKLAFLLYKWGERWDCVDEMVRCLMIWVLGNHTKFGTAWSLIHDLYKNSVDTKEALLIMIDRYVATNQFDKAVKTFETMEKFCLLPDQDAFFTFLNILCKHGNIEEAEEFMFLNKKFFPLVTEGFNIILNGWCNIAVDIVEAKRVWREMSKCCILPNGMSYAHLISCFAKVRNLFDSLRLCDEMKKRGFQPGIEVYNSLAYVLASENCLKESLTILNKMKEAGLCPDSTTYNNIISPLCGDMKLEEARMVLAMMIEDNVSPTIDTCHAFLTGASLERAFEVLNHMSKAGLGPNGNTFLQILGKFFELKQPESALKVWLEMRHYEILPDLAHYRVLVEGLAKCGLLVKAREFYNEMRSKGFARDPKLEKLFKEPRKDRHLEGDRKRTIKHNEEGKSSFHGRNIAMQNRRGTKTSSKNKITRS
- the LOC113767621 gene encoding uncharacterized protein LOC113767621, whose product is MASETNKTSGSRKSGGGNGGFRAKLDHYLYSGEKKHVIAGIAIIGVLFGVPWYLMNKGSKQQSHQDYMERADKARSERLSKGSSAASTS